In one Oryzias latipes chromosome 13, ASM223467v1 genomic region, the following are encoded:
- the LOC101175179 gene encoding mRNA decay activator protein ZFP36, which yields MLDDFLAKNILQLTLSEPLLPTQSQVKVSEERSRNESASFFLPSSQISSSSLSLSTEHGNTSESESSLLSPNVWSHVPISNQKELSFRPDRSMSLTESSSDLFSFFEQLRTSELFPRGPSSTVAPPPGFAPSSNLQAQVQPMLSPNRYKTELCRGFQETGSCKYGSKCQFAHGEAELRGLYRHPKYKTEPCRTFYNFGYCPYGPRCHFIHEEKIAGAPLSSSKFQRKPIPSSSGGHNPRHQLRQSLSFAGFMGSLRSASPPSLCSTFNDVNLAFSRAPSVSPPPPPPPAPLSPVFGQSVHRDATASHFDTRHLGTGSGDIHSIPLTLKPKVSRCNSSHMFTSMEDRPQDSTTLFPSFGNHRELVKPPGLQRFSSEDSLEDSYSSSSSGTDSPTFDKSANKRLMVFERLSLSD from the exons ATGCTTGACGATTTTCTTGCAAAG AACATTCTGCAGCTGACTTTGAGCGAGCCCCTGCTCCCCACACAGTCTCAAGTCAAAGTCTCAGAGGAAAGGAGCCGGAACGAGTCAGCCTCCTTCTTCTTACCCTCCTCCCAGATCTCCTCTTCAAGCCTTAGCTTGAGCACTGAGCATGGAAATACCAGTGAGAGTGAGAGCTCTTTGTTATCACCAAATGTCTGGAGTCACGTTCCCATCTCAAACCAAAAGGAGCTCTCCTTCCGTCCTGATCGCTCCATGAGCCTGACTGAGTCTAGCAGCGACCTGTTCTCGTTCTTTGAACAGCTCAGGACCAGTGAGCTGTTTCCTCGAGGCCCTTCCTCTACTGTGGCCCCCCCTCCGGGGTTCGCACCCTCATCAAACCTTCAAGCTCAGGTTCAGCCAATGCTGTCACCTAACCGTTACAAAACTGAGCTGTGCCGTGGCTTTCAGGAGACTGGCAGTTGCAAGTACGGCAGTAAGTGCCAGTTTGCCCATGGAGAGGCAGAACTGCGTGGTCTGTACCGTCACCCCAAGTACAAGACAGAGCCCTGCAGAACCTTCTACAACTTTGGCTATTGTCCCTATGGCCCACGCTGCCACTTCATTCATGAAGAGAAAATAGCTGGGGCGCCTTTATCGTCCAGCAAATTCCAGCGCAAACCAATCCCATCATCATCTGGTGGTCACAACCCTCGTCACCAGCTCAGGCAAAGTCTCAGCTTTGCTGGCTTCATGGGCTCATTACGCAGCGCATCTCCACCATCACTTTGCTCAACCTTTAATGATGTAAACCTGGCATTTAGCCGCGCTCCTTcagtttctcctcctcctcctcctcctcctgctcccctTTCTCCAGTATTTGGACAGTCTGTGCACCGGGACGCAACAGCATCCCACTTTGACACCCGTCACCTTGGCACCGGGAGTGGTGACATCCACAGCATTCCACTAACCTTGAAGCCAAAAGTGTCACGCTGCAACAGCAGTCATATGTTCACCAGCATGGAGGACAGGCCTCAAGATAGCACCACACTGTTTCCTAGTTTTGGCAACCACAGAGAACTTGTTAAACCTCCAGGATTGCAACGTTTCTCTTCTGAGGACTCCCTGGAGgacagctacagcagcagctccagcgGAACAGACTCTCCTACGTTTGATAAATCTGCCAACAAGAGGCTGATGGTTTTTGAGCGTCTATCCCTGTCTGACTAA